From the Candidatus Schekmanbacteria bacterium genome, one window contains:
- a CDS encoding NAD+ synthase, with protein sequence MKSVRIAVAQINTTVGDLSGNSEKIISYLEKAVKQKVDIVTFPELAITGYPPKDLLNKRKFIEDNISALKKIKDRTKNITAVIGFVNKENEKIYNSAAIVKDGKICGVQNKIHLPNYDVFDEKRYFSQGEKSIIFTSTELSFGVSICEDIWIRGYPTKTQAEAGANILINISASPYHMSKPAFREKMLKGRCRENSSFLIFNNLVGGQDDLVFDGNSMIINPKGEILNKAKLFEEDFIWYDIEVDEKKEKTEAEEKRKIRNLAEKRIRFIPIEFSLKKRRGVVKRKRGIQSPKSLPKAQSKYEEIYNAIVLGVKDYVHKNGFKKVVIGLSGGIDSSLVATIAVDALGCRNVLGISMPTSISSSHSIEDAQKLAENLSIKYKVIEIQKIFETYLTVLSPIFKGRKWDVTEENLQARIRGNILMAVSNKFGYLLLTTGNKSELSVGYATLYGDMAGGLAVISDVPKTMVYKLAKYRNSISHKELIPRRCLTKPPSAELRPNQKDTDSLPKYEVLDKILHLYVEEEKCLDEIIKAGIDEKIAREIILKIDGNEYKRQQAPPGIRITPKAFGSGRRIPITNKYRG encoded by the coding sequence ATGAAAAGTGTAAGAATTGCAGTTGCGCAAATCAATACGACTGTAGGCGACCTTTCGGGAAATAGTGAAAAGATTATCTCTTATCTTGAAAAAGCTGTCAAACAAAAGGTTGATATTGTTACATTTCCAGAGCTTGCAATCACAGGCTATCCGCCAAAAGATCTGCTCAATAAAAGAAAATTCATTGAAGACAATATTTCAGCTCTCAAAAAAATAAAAGACAGGACAAAAAATATCACTGCCGTTATTGGTTTCGTAAATAAAGAAAATGAGAAGATTTACAATTCCGCTGCAATTGTCAAAGATGGTAAAATCTGCGGCGTTCAGAATAAAATCCATCTTCCCAATTACGATGTTTTCGATGAAAAACGGTATTTCTCCCAAGGGGAAAAAAGCATAATTTTTACATCCACAGAGTTGTCTTTCGGGGTGAGTATCTGTGAAGACATCTGGATTAGAGGATATCCAACGAAGACACAGGCAGAAGCAGGCGCCAATATTTTGATCAACATTTCAGCTTCACCGTATCATATGAGCAAGCCAGCTTTTAGGGAAAAGATGCTTAAAGGAAGGTGCCGTGAAAACTCATCATTCCTAATCTTCAACAACCTTGTGGGCGGACAGGATGACCTTGTTTTTGACGGAAATAGTATGATTATCAACCCGAAGGGAGAAATATTGAATAAGGCAAAACTCTTCGAAGAGGATTTCATTTGGTATGATATAGAAGTAGACGAAAAGAAAGAAAAAACAGAAGCAGAAGAAAAGAGAAAAATAAGAAATCTTGCAGAAAAAAGAATCCGCTTTATACCGATTGAGTTTTCCTTAAAAAAAAGAAGAGGTGTTGTCAAAAGAAAAAGAGGCATTCAATCCCCAAAATCCCTTCCAAAAGCTCAATCAAAATACGAGGAAATCTACAATGCCATAGTCCTTGGCGTAAAAGATTATGTTCATAAAAATGGATTCAAAAAGGTAGTGATAGGATTGAGCGGTGGCATTGATTCATCACTTGTTGCTACTATTGCTGTAGATGCTCTTGGATGCCGAAATGTATTGGGAATTTCTATGCCCACTTCAATATCATCCTCTCATAGCATCGAAGATGCGCAAAAGCTTGCCGAGAATTTATCCATAAAATACAAAGTAATAGAAATACAGAAAATTTTCGAAACATATCTGACAGTGCTTTCTCCAATATTCAAAGGGCGCAAATGGGATGTAACGGAAGAGAATCTTCAAGCAAGAATAAGGGGAAATATTCTGATGGCAGTTTCCAACAAGTTTGGCTACCTCCTTCTTACAACAGGAAATAAATCAGAATTGAGTGTAGGATATGCCACACTTTATGGTGATATGGCAGGAGGATTAGCTGTTATATCAGATGTGCCTAAGACTATGGTATATAAACTTGCCAAATATAGAAATTCTATCTCCCACAAAGAATTGATACCGCGCAGATGTCTCACAAAGCCACCGTCAGCAGAATTAAGGCCAAATCAGAAGGACACGGATTCTCTACCAAAATATGAAGTCCTTGATAAAATACTTCATCTTTATGTGGAAGAAGAAAAATGTTTGGATGAAATTATCAAGGCAGGTATAGATGAAAAAATTGCAAGGGAGATTATTTTGAAAATAGATGGCAATGAATACAAAAGACAGCAGGCGCCGCCCGGAATCAGAATAACTCCTAAAGCATTTGGTTCAGGCAGAAGAATACCTATAACAAATAAATACAGAGGGTAA